The genome window GACGTTCTTCTTCAATAAGAATTTGGTCGTGCTTAAAATCTTGGTATTTATTGGCAACAGCTTTAAAACGTTTTTCTAATGAAATTTTTTGCGCATTAGCGTAAGCAGGGTGAATTACATGCAAAAATGAATACGGATTAAAATTTAGCCAAGCAGCAAGCTCAGCCGAACTATAGTCGTCATACGTTCTACAAGTAACTAAGGCAACTTTATCGGCTACCGGTCGTACTGCTTTAAAAGGTTTTATTTTGGCCATTATTTATTTAGTTATCAGTCTCAGTCACAGTAATCAGATTTTGCTGTGACTGAAAACTGTGACTGTTTACTTTAAAAATTGCTTTGCAATTTTTTCTGCTTTTTTACTTTCTGAGTAATCGTAGAAACCTTCTCCTGATTTCACTCCTAATTTTCCAGCCATTACCATGTTTACTAATAACGGACATGGAGCATATTTAGGATTTTTAAATCCGTCGTACATAACGTTTAAGATAGATAAACAAACGTCTAATCCGATGAAATCTGCTAACTGTAATGGTCCCATTGGGTGTGCCATTCCTAATTTCATTACCGTATCGATTTCGTAAACACCACCAACACCGTTGTATAACGTTTCGATAGCTTCGTTAATCATTGGCATTAAAATTCTATTAGCTACGAAACCTGGATAATCGTTAACTTCTGTTGGGGTTTTTCCTAACTTAACAGATAAATCCATTATGATTTTAGTTACTTCATCAGAAGTATTGTAACCACGAATGATTTCAACTAATTTCATAATCGGCACCGGATTCATGAAGTGCATTCCGATTACTCTTTCTGGATGAACAACATTAGCTGCAATTTGAGTGATAGAAATTGAAGAAGTGTTTGTTGCTAAAATTACATTATGATCACAAACTTCACTTAATTGTTTGAAGATATTGAATTTCAATTGTACGTTTTCAGTAGCAGCTTCTACAACTAAATCACATCCTACAACGCCATCTTTAACGTCAGTATAAGTTATGATGTTTCCAATTGTTTTGTGTTTGTCTTCTTCAGAAATGCTTCCTTTAGCTACCATTCGGTCAAGGTTAGCAGCAATAGTTGCCATTCCTTTTTCTAATGATTTTTCTGAAATATCGATTAATTTTACGGTAAATCCGCTTTGAGCAAAAGTATGAGCAATTCCGTTACCCATTGTTCCTGCTCCGATTACTGCGATTGTGTTCATGTTTTTATTTTAGGTTTGTTTTTTAAAAATTTGATTCCAAAAAATAATATAATTATTAGAAAAATAACTAAATGATTAATAAAATTTTCTTTATCATAAGTGTAAGTATCATATAAATAAGTTAATGGAAACATAATCAAATTTATCCAAATGAAATATCTGAACTTTTTTAAATTGATTTTAAATAGACTTAATAATGAACTAAACATAATTGTTGCAAAACCTACAACAAATATTATATCTTTTATATTTTCATTAATTGATAGTAAAGATATGATAATGATATAAATACTTATATTTATTAAAATTGAAATAATATCACTCTTTTCTATTTTCATGGGTTTATTTTTTCATACAATCAATAATATGATAAGCCACACGAAGTGCTTCTGTTCCGTCTTCTAAAGTTACAATTGGCGTTGTATTATTATTGATAGCATCGGCAAATGTTTCTAATTCATCTAAAATTGCATTGTTTGCTTCAACACCAGGATTATCAAAATAGATTTGTTTTTTTACGCCTTCAGCATTTTGTAAAATCATATCAAAATCACCTGGAACTTCGGGTGCGTCTTTCATGCGAACAACTTCACAAACTTTATCCAAATAGTCTACAGAGATGTAAGCATCTTTCTGGAAGAAACGTGATTTTCTCATGTTTTTCATTGAAATACGACTCGATGTAATGTTTGCTACACAACCGTTTTCAAATTCAATACGAGCATTTGAAATATCTGGAGAATCAGAAATTACGGCAACACCACTAGCATTTACCGATTTTACTTTCGATTTTACAACGCTCAAAATGGCATCAATATCGTGAATCATCAAATCCAAAACCACAGGAACATCCGTCCCACGAGGATTGAATTCTGCCAAACGATGCGTTTCAATAAACATAGGATTATTGATTTTATCTTTCACAGCGGTAAACGCCGGATTAAATCTTTCGACATGTCCAACTTGACCTTTTACGTTGTGTTTCTTGGCTAAAGCAATAATTTCTTCTGCTTCTTCAACTGTATTTGAAATTGGTTTTTCGATAAAAATATGTTTACCAGCTTCGATAACTTGTTTTGCACATTCAAAGTGTTGCATGGTTGGCGTTACAATATCTACAACATCAACTGCAGCAATTAGTTCAGCAATAGAGTCAAATTTTTTATATCCAAATTCAGCAGCAACTTTGTTCGCATTTTCATTAAAAGCATCGTAAAAGCCTACTAATTCATATTTTTCTGATTGATTTAATAATCGCAAATGTATTTTTCCAAGGTGACCAGCACCTAAAACTCCAACTTTAAGCATAAAAAAGTATTTTCACAAAAATAGAAATTAATTGATAATTGCTTGGTCTGTTTATAAAATAAATTTTCCTTAAGTCTTAATTGATAATTGCCAATTTGTTTTCTATTTTTACCAAAAATAATATTCGAAATAGATTGTTTCGTTCCTCAGAAAAACATGAAAGATACTAATAAGCATCAAGGACTTAGAAATCAGCTTGTAAAACAGTTAGAAGACAAAGGAATTACCGATAAAAATGTATTGGCAGCCATTAGTAAAATTCCGCGCCATTTGTTTTTAGATTCGAGTTTTGAAGATTTTGCCTATCAAGATAAAGCTTTTCCTATAGAAGCAGGGCAAACTATTTCGCAACCTTATACGGTAGCTTTTCAATCGCAATTGTTAGAAGTTGAAAAAGATCATAAAATTTTAGAAATTGGAACTGGAAGCGGTTACCAAACGGCTGTTTTATGTATGATGGGAGCTAAAGTATATTCTGTAGAAAGACAAAATAAATTGTTTAAAATAACTTCGAATTTATTACCAAAATTAAATATTCGCCCTAAGTATTTGTCTTTTGGAGATGGTTATAAAGGTTTACCAGATTATGCTCCTTTTGATAGTATTATTGTAACTGCGGGTGCTCCGTTTATTCCGCAACCTTTAATGGCACAATTGAAAATAGGAGGTAGACTTGTAATTCCTGTTGGCGAGAAAGAACAAATCATGACGCTTTTAATTCGTAAAAACGAAACGCAATTTGAAAAGCATGAATTTGGTGATTTTCGATTTGTTCCGTTGTTAGAAAACAAAAACTAATTAGCGAAGATTTGTTAATTTTTGTTTCAAAATTTCCAATTCGTCTAATATAGAAGTAATTTCTTTTTCTTTAGAAGAGTTGCCAACTTCGATACCTTTTTCTTGAAGAATTTCAGTGATTGCTTGAATAGCAAAAGGATTTAAATCGAAATTATGATCTAATTTTACTTTGTACCAAGCTACTAATAATGGTTTTAAATCGATTTCAAGTATTTGAGCAAGCGTTTGGACTTGTTTTTTGGTAGGAATACGAAAACCATTTTCAAACTTACTAATTAAGGCTTGATCGGTTTTTGATAGTTCGGCTAACTTTCTGGTTGAAAGACCTTTTTCAATTCGGGCTTGTTTTAAAATTTCTTTCATAGCAGAACGATTAGAAACTTTTTTTGATTCGATCTAAATCGCGTTTTGTATCTTGTTCTTTTAACGATTCGCGTTTATCGTAATTCTTTTTACCACGACATAAAGCAATATCAAGCTTTGCTAATCCTTTTTCATTAGTAAACAAACGAAGCGGAACTATAGTCAATCCTTTGTTATCAGAATCTTTATTTAGTTTTTTTAATTCTCTTTTGTTTAATAACAATTTGCGTTCGCTTTTTGCTTTATGATTGTAATGTGTTCCGTATAAGTATTCTTCAATATGCGAATTGATCACAAATAATTCGCCATCGTGAAACTCGCAAAAACTTTCAGCAATAGAAGCTTTTCCTAAACGAATCGATTTGATTTCAGTTCCGGTTAAAACAATTCCAGCGGTGTATTTGTCTAAAATTTCGTAATCGAATTTAGCTCTTTTATTAAGTATGTTAACTGTCTTTTGCATAAGGACCACAAATGTAAATGAAAATTATAGCATTTTAAAAAGATAATTACAGATTAATAGTTTTTAATCTATGATTTATATCAGTTTTTAGCTCTTTAGTACTAGATATCTTTGGCTTATAATTTTAAACTAAATAAAAAATTAGAAAAATAGTTTATGCTTTTATGGCGATGTCTTTAATGGCAGTAAATTTTGTAAATGCACAAGATAACGGAACAAAAGAAGAATCTAAATCAAATGAATTTAAAAGATGGCAAGTACGTTTGAGAGCTTTAGGAGTTGCTCCAGATCAAAGTGCTACTATTGGAGTTATTGGTGGTGATGTTGCAATTTCAAACACGATTGTTCCTGAATTGGATTTTACTTACTTCTTTACAGAACATTTTGCTGCAGAGTTAATTTTAGGAACTACAAAACATGATGTTAAAGCCATAAATACTGCTGCTGGTGATGTGAATTTAGGAAGTGTTTGGTTATTACCTCCAACATTAACAGCACAATACCATTTTTACACATCTGATAAAAAAGTTTTCAAACCATATATTGGAGCTGGTGTTAACTATACGTTGTTTTACAATGTAAAATCAGGTGATGTTGCTG of Flavobacterium channae contains these proteins:
- a CDS encoding 3-hydroxyacyl-CoA dehydrogenase family protein, which gives rise to MNTIAVIGAGTMGNGIAHTFAQSGFTVKLIDISEKSLEKGMATIAANLDRMVAKGSISEEDKHKTIGNIITYTDVKDGVVGCDLVVEAATENVQLKFNIFKQLSEVCDHNVILATNTSSISITQIAANVVHPERVIGMHFMNPVPIMKLVEIIRGYNTSDEVTKIIMDLSVKLGKTPTEVNDYPGFVANRILMPMINEAIETLYNGVGGVYEIDTVMKLGMAHPMGPLQLADFIGLDVCLSILNVMYDGFKNPKYAPCPLLVNMVMAGKLGVKSGEGFYDYSESKKAEKIAKQFLK
- a CDS encoding Gfo/Idh/MocA family protein → MLKVGVLGAGHLGKIHLRLLNQSEKYELVGFYDAFNENANKVAAEFGYKKFDSIAELIAAVDVVDIVTPTMQHFECAKQVIEAGKHIFIEKPISNTVEEAEEIIALAKKHNVKGQVGHVERFNPAFTAVKDKINNPMFIETHRLAEFNPRGTDVPVVLDLMIHDIDAILSVVKSKVKSVNASGVAVISDSPDISNARIEFENGCVANITSSRISMKNMRKSRFFQKDAYISVDYLDKVCEVVRMKDAPEVPGDFDMILQNAEGVKKQIYFDNPGVEANNAILDELETFADAINNNTTPIVTLEDGTEALRVAYHIIDCMKK
- a CDS encoding protein-L-isoaspartate(D-aspartate) O-methyltransferase — its product is MKDTNKHQGLRNQLVKQLEDKGITDKNVLAAISKIPRHLFLDSSFEDFAYQDKAFPIEAGQTISQPYTVAFQSQLLEVEKDHKILEIGTGSGYQTAVLCMMGAKVYSVERQNKLFKITSNLLPKLNIRPKYLSFGDGYKGLPDYAPFDSIIVTAGAPFIPQPLMAQLKIGGRLVIPVGEKEQIMTLLIRKNETQFEKHEFGDFRFVPLLENKN
- a CDS encoding helix-turn-helix domain-containing protein, whose amino-acid sequence is MKEILKQARIEKGLSTRKLAELSKTDQALISKFENGFRIPTKKQVQTLAQILEIDLKPLLVAWYKVKLDHNFDLNPFAIQAITEILQEKGIEVGNSSKEKEITSILDELEILKQKLTNLR
- the smpB gene encoding SsrA-binding protein SmpB, with the translated sequence MQKTVNILNKRAKFDYEILDKYTAGIVLTGTEIKSIRLGKASIAESFCEFHDGELFVINSHIEEYLYGTHYNHKAKSERKLLLNKRELKKLNKDSDNKGLTIVPLRLFTNEKGLAKLDIALCRGKKNYDKRESLKEQDTKRDLDRIKKSF
- a CDS encoding OmpW/AlkL family protein yields the protein MRKIVYAFMAMSLMAVNFVNAQDNGTKEESKSNEFKRWQVRLRALGVAPDQSATIGVIGGDVAISNTIVPELDFTYFFTEHFAAELILGTTKHDVKAINTAAGDVNLGSVWLLPPTLTAQYHFYTSDKKVFKPYIGAGVNYTLFYNVKSGDVADVKYDNALGYAAQLGFDLMLDDTFFINVDAKRLFLKTDVTVDASNLAPGLSIPAEVDINPWLIGIGFGMKF